One Phocaeicola dorei genomic region harbors:
- a CDS encoding glycine zipper domain-containing protein yields the protein MRKMIFILCIPTALLSACSPSGMQGNPAAVQAGAAIGGVLGAIVGDRAGGYNGSQFGALLGTVTGAAVGNAITTPREKTYQVEEYYVKTYPSSSQYEHTSSYEPSSGLRIINLRFIDDNRNHVIDAEEDSKLVFDVVNDGDVPAYNVTPVIEEMSGMKHILISPSAQIAYMPVGNQIRYTATIRGGRKLKTGQAQFRVFATESNGAVTEAHEFTLPTQKRIKK from the coding sequence ATGAGAAAAATGATATTCATTTTATGCATTCCGACCGCTTTGCTTTCGGCTTGCTCACCATCCGGAATGCAAGGTAATCCGGCGGCAGTACAAGCCGGTGCGGCCATCGGCGGAGTATTAGGCGCTATTGTGGGTGACAGGGCCGGCGGATATAACGGTTCGCAATTCGGCGCCCTGCTGGGAACTGTAACGGGGGCTGCTGTGGGAAATGCCATAACTACGCCTCGGGAGAAAACTTATCAGGTGGAGGAGTATTACGTGAAGACTTATCCTTCTTCTTCGCAGTATGAGCATACTTCCTCTTATGAGCCTTCGTCAGGATTGAGGATCATCAACCTGCGTTTTATCGATGATAACCGTAACCATGTTATTGATGCGGAAGAAGACAGCAAACTGGTGTTCGATGTGGTGAATGATGGGGATGTGCCCGCTTACAATGTTACTCCGGTGATAGAGGAAATGAGCGGCATGAAACATATTTTGATTTCACCTTCGGCTCAGATAGCCTATATGCCTGTCGGGAATCAGATAAGGTATACGGCCACCATTCGCGGAGGCAGGAAGTTGAAAACAGGCCAGGCGCAATTCCGTGTTTTTGCAACAGAGAGCAACGGGGCGGTGACCGAAGCGCATGAGTTTACTTTGCCTACCCAAAAACGGATAAAGAAATAA
- a CDS encoding MutS family DNA mismatch repair protein: MELKAKYEQRIEQAEAELRQVKNKILRISTLRVLLFAAGIIGTIYFYQAGTTTICLTIAVTFVPFLALVKYHNRLFFRKDWLETCIRVNSDELSALADNYEPFEDGKEFTNPAHRYSFDLDLFGRHSLFQALNRTCTSFGREKLAEWLQNHLEIKEEIIQRQEATKELAAYSDFRETFRITGLLYKGATSDREEIKEWTEAPAYFSKKWWSRPLLGIVPGVNIVLAMLGVAGVIPMTWFGLAFGLFVIGSFGLIKPVSNLQRVYDKKLRILSIYAELISLIENREMNAPLLRHLKAEFGMDGKSTTHILKELSRELDKLDLRNNQLLYVLLEGSMFWQLRQVMRIEQWRHKYGKYLLHWLDVLGDIDALCSLATFAGNHPAYAYPAIAGKPFVFLAKDMGHPLMPARQCVTNDADIPSRPFFVIITGANMAGKSTYLRTIGVNYVLACTGCPVCCSSLEIYPAKLVTSLRTSDSLTDNESYFFAELKRLKQIIDRLNKGEELFIILDEILKGTNSMDKQKGSFALVRQLMELKTNGIIATHDLLLGKLIEYFPKEIRNYCFEADITNDELTFSYKLREGIAQNMNACFLMKKMGLIIND; the protein is encoded by the coding sequence ATGGAATTGAAAGCAAAATACGAACAGCGCATTGAACAGGCTGAGGCAGAACTCCGCCAGGTAAAAAATAAGATTCTCCGCATCAGCACGCTGAGGGTCTTGTTATTTGCAGCAGGGATTATAGGAACAATCTACTTCTATCAGGCAGGAACAACCACTATATGTCTCACTATAGCGGTCACTTTCGTTCCTTTTCTGGCATTGGTGAAGTATCACAACCGGTTGTTTTTCCGCAAAGACTGGCTGGAAACCTGCATACGGGTGAATAGTGACGAGCTTTCCGCACTGGCGGACAACTATGAGCCTTTTGAGGACGGAAAGGAATTTACAAACCCGGCCCACAGGTATTCTTTTGACCTGGACTTGTTCGGAAGGCACTCTTTGTTTCAGGCCTTGAACCGTACCTGCACTTCATTCGGAAGGGAAAAACTGGCAGAATGGTTACAAAATCATCTGGAGATAAAGGAAGAGATAATCCAACGGCAGGAGGCGACAAAGGAACTGGCTGCTTATTCCGATTTCCGGGAAACATTCCGGATTACCGGTCTGCTCTACAAAGGGGCGACAAGCGACCGCGAAGAAATTAAAGAGTGGACGGAAGCACCTGCTTATTTCAGCAAGAAATGGTGGAGTCGCCCGTTATTGGGAATAGTTCCCGGAGTCAACATCGTACTGGCTATGCTGGGAGTGGCCGGGGTCATTCCGATGACATGGTTCGGACTGGCCTTCGGACTGTTCGTGATAGGTAGTTTCGGACTGATAAAGCCTGTCAGCAATCTGCAAAGAGTTTATGACAAGAAATTACGTATCCTGTCTATCTACGCCGAACTGATCAGCCTGATAGAGAACCGGGAAATGAACGCTCCGCTACTCAGACACCTGAAAGCTGAATTCGGCATGGACGGGAAATCCACCACCCATATTTTGAAAGAGCTTTCACGGGAACTGGACAAACTGGACTTGCGCAACAACCAATTGTTATATGTCTTGCTGGAAGGTTCCATGTTCTGGCAACTCCGGCAGGTAATGCGCATTGAACAATGGAGGCACAAATATGGAAAATATCTGCTTCACTGGCTGGACGTCCTGGGTGACATTGATGCTCTTTGTTCGCTGGCGACATTTGCCGGCAACCATCCCGCATACGCCTATCCGGCCATTGCCGGCAAGCCTTTTGTTTTCCTTGCAAAGGATATGGGACATCCCCTGATGCCTGCACGGCAATGTGTGACCAATGATGCCGATATCCCCTCAAGACCGTTCTTTGTCATCATCACAGGAGCCAACATGGCAGGGAAAAGTACTTATCTGCGTACGATCGGAGTGAATTATGTATTGGCATGTACCGGCTGCCCTGTATGCTGTTCCTCCCTTGAAATATATCCTGCCAAACTAGTGACAAGCTTGCGGACTTCCGATTCGTTGACAGACAACGAATCTTACTTCTTTGCCGAACTAAAACGATTGAAACAAATTATAGACCGCCTGAATAAGGGAGAGGAGTTGTTCATCATTCTGGATGAGATTTTAAAAGGAACCAACTCGATGGACAAGCAGAAAGGCTCATTCGCCCTGGTACGCCAACTGATGGAACTGAAAACGAACGGTATCATTGCCACACACGACCTGCTATTAGGGAAATTAATAGAATATTTCCCCAAAGAGATACGGAATTATTGCTTTGAAGCTGATATCACCAACGATGAACTGACTTTTTCATACAAACTCCGTGAAGGTATCGCACAAAATATGAACGCTTGCTTCCTGATGAAAAAGATGGGGCTAATCATCAACGACTAA
- the rplQ gene encoding 50S ribosomal protein L17 has translation MRHNKKFNHLGRTASHRSAMLSNMACSLIKHKRITTTVAKAKALKKFVEPLITKSKDDTTNSRRVVFSNLQDKFAVTELFKEISVKVADRPGGYTRIIKTGHRLGDNAEMCFIELVDYDENMAKTATAKKATRTRRSKKSAAATEAPAASAAETTEEAPKAE, from the coding sequence ATGAGACATAATAAGAAATTCAATCATTTAGGTCGTACTGCTTCTCATAGAAGTGCTATGTTATCTAACATGGCTTGTTCTTTGATCAAGCACAAAAGAATCACTACGACTGTTGCAAAGGCTAAAGCTTTGAAGAAATTCGTTGAGCCTTTAATTACAAAATCTAAAGACGACACAACTAATTCACGTCGTGTTGTATTTAGCAACTTGCAAGATAAGTTTGCTGTAACGGAGTTGTTCAAAGAAATCTCTGTAAAAGTAGCAGATCGTCCGGGTGGTTACACTCGTATCATCAAAACAGGTCATCGTTTGGGTGATAATGCTGAAATGTGCTTTATCGAATTGGTAGATTACGATGAAAACATGGCTAAGACTGCAACTGCTAAGAAAGCAACTCGTACTCGTCGTTCTAAGAAGAGTGCAGCCGCTACAGAAGCTCCTGCAGCATCGGCAGCTGAAACTACAGAGGAAGCCCCTAAAGCTGAATAA
- a CDS encoding DNA-directed RNA polymerase subunit alpha — protein sequence MAILAFQKPDKVLMLEADSRFGKFEFRPLEPGFGITVGNALRRILLSSLEGFAINTIKIEGVEHEFASVPGVKEDVTNIILNLKQVRFKQVVEEFENEKVSITVENSSEFKAGDISKYLTGFEVLNPELVICHLDSKATMQMDITINKGRGYVPADENREYCTDVNVIPIDSIYTPIRNVKYQVENFRVEQKTDYEKLVLEITTDGSIHPKEALKEAAKILIYHFMLFSDEKITLETSDVDGNEEFDEEVLHMRQLLKTKLVDMDLSVRALNCLKAADVETLGDLVQFNKTDLLKFRNFGKKSLTELDDLLEGLNLSFGTDISKYKLDKE from the coding sequence ATGGCGATATTAGCATTTCAAAAACCTGATAAAGTATTAATGTTGGAAGCGGACTCCAGATTTGGAAAATTTGAGTTCCGTCCACTCGAACCCGGTTTCGGTATTACCGTAGGTAATGCTTTACGCCGTATTCTTCTTTCTTCATTGGAAGGATTTGCAATCAATACGATTAAGATCGAAGGTGTAGAACATGAGTTCGCATCTGTACCTGGTGTTAAAGAAGACGTGACCAACATTATCTTAAATCTGAAGCAAGTCAGATTTAAGCAAGTAGTAGAAGAGTTCGAAAATGAAAAGGTAAGCATTACCGTTGAGAATTCTAGTGAATTTAAGGCAGGTGATATAAGTAAGTATTTGACTGGATTTGAAGTGTTAAATCCTGAATTGGTTATTTGCCATTTAGATTCAAAAGCAACAATGCAGATGGACATTACTATTAATAAAGGTAGAGGGTATGTTCCGGCCGACGAAAACCGCGAATATTGTACCGATGTTAATGTAATTCCTATCGATTCTATTTACACACCGATACGTAATGTAAAATATCAGGTAGAAAACTTCCGTGTTGAACAGAAGACTGACTACGAAAAGCTGGTATTGGAAATTACTACCGATGGTTCCATTCACCCGAAGGAAGCTTTGAAAGAAGCCGCTAAAATATTGATTTATCATTTCATGTTGTTCTCTGATGAAAAGATTACTCTTGAAACATCCGATGTGGACGGCAATGAAGAATTTGATGAAGAAGTATTGCACATGCGCCAGCTGCTTAAGACTAAGCTTGTTGATATGGACCTCTCAGTTCGTGCCTTGAACTGCTTGAAAGCTGCCGATGTGGAAACATTGGGTGACTTGGTACAGTTCAACAAGACAGATCTGTTGAAGTTCAGAAACTTCGGTAAGAAATCGCTCACGGAGCTTGATGATTTGCTCGAGGGTCTGAATCTGTCGTTTGGGACCGATATCTCTAAATATAAATTAGATAAAGAATAA
- the rpsD gene encoding 30S ribosomal protein S4 → MARYTGPKSRIARKFGEGIFGADKVLSKKNYPPGQHGNNRRRKTSEYGVMLAEKQKAKYTYGVLEKQFRNLFEKAASANGITGEILLQSLEARLDNVVFRLGIAPTRAAARQLVSHKHITVDGKVVNIPSFSVKPGQIVGVRERSKSLEVIANSLAGFNHSKYPWLEWDESSKVGKLLHIPERADIPENIKEHLIVELYSK, encoded by the coding sequence ATGGCTAGATATACTGGACCAAAATCAAGAATTGCCCGTAAATTCGGTGAAGGAATCTTTGGAGCAGATAAAGTTTTATCTAAGAAGAATTATCCTCCCGGACAACATGGTAACAACAGAAGAAGAAAGACTTCTGAGTATGGTGTCATGTTGGCGGAAAAACAAAAAGCTAAATATACTTACGGTGTGTTGGAAAAACAATTCCGTAACCTGTTTGAAAAGGCTGCAAGTGCTAACGGTATTACCGGTGAAATCTTGTTGCAGAGTTTAGAGGCTCGTCTTGACAACGTGGTGTTCCGTTTGGGTATTGCTCCGACTCGTGCTGCTGCCCGTCAGTTAGTAAGTCACAAGCACATTACAGTAGATGGAAAGGTAGTTAATATTCCTTCATTCTCTGTAAAACCCGGTCAGATTGTGGGTGTACGCGAAAGATCTAAATCTTTGGAAGTGATTGCTAATTCACTTGCAGGATTCAATCATAGCAAATATCCTTGGTTGGAGTGGGATGAAAGTTCTAAGGTAGGTAAGTTGTTACATATACCTGAAAGAGCAGACATTCCTGAAAACATTAAAGAACACTTGATCGTTGAATTGTACTCTAAATAA
- the rpsK gene encoding 30S ribosomal protein S11 — MAKKTVAAKKRNVKVDANGQLHVHSSFNNIIVSLANSEGQIISWSSAGKMGFRGSKKNTPYAAQMAAQDCAKVAFDLGLRKVKAYVKGPGNGRESAIRTVHGAGIEVTEIIDVTPLPHNGCRPPKRRRV, encoded by the coding sequence ATGGCAAAAAAAACAGTCGCAGCTAAGAAGAGAAATGTGAAGGTTGACGCTAATGGACAGTTGCATGTTCATTCTTCATTCAACAACATCATTGTATCTTTGGCAAATAGTGAAGGTCAGATTATCTCATGGTCTTCTGCAGGTAAGATGGGATTTAGAGGTTCTAAGAAGAACACTCCTTATGCAGCACAGATGGCTGCACAAGATTGCGCTAAAGTAGCGTTTGATCTTGGCCTGAGAAAGGTGAAAGCTTATGTAAAGGGTCCTGGAAACGGACGTGAGTCTGCTATCAGAACTGTTCACGGAGCTGGTATCGAGGTTACTGAAATTATTGATGTAACTCCGCTTCCACACAACGGTTGTCGTCCTCCGAAAAGAAGAAGAGTTTAA
- the rpsM gene encoding 30S ribosomal protein S13: protein MAIRIVGVDLPQNKRGEIALTYVYGIGRSSSAKILDKAGVDRDVKVKDWTDDQAARIREIIGAEYKVEGDLRSEVQLNIKRLMDIGCYRGVRHRIGLPVRGQSTKNNARTRKGRKKTVANKKKATK, encoded by the coding sequence ATGGCTATAAGAATAGTTGGTGTAGATTTGCCTCAGAATAAGAGAGGCGAGATTGCGTTAACCTATGTATATGGTATTGGACGCAGTAGTTCAGCAAAAATCTTGGATAAGGCTGGTGTTGACAGAGATGTGAAAGTGAAAGACTGGACAGATGACCAGGCTGCTAGAATTCGTGAAATCATTGGTGCTGAATACAAAGTAGAAGGTGATCTTCGTTCAGAAGTGCAATTAAACATTAAGCGATTAATGGATATTGGTTGCTATCGTGGTGTACGTCACCGTATTGGTCTGCCGGTTCGTGGCCAGAGCACTAAGAACAACGCTCGTACACGTAAGGGAAGAAAGAAAACAGTTGCAAATAAGAAAAAAGCTACTAAATAA
- the ykgO gene encoding type B 50S ribosomal protein L36, with amino-acid sequence MKVRASLKKRTPECKIVRRNGRLYVINKKNPKYKQRQG; translated from the coding sequence ATGAAAGTAAGAGCATCATTAAAGAAACGTACGCCGGAATGCAAAATCGTTAGACGAAATGGCCGTTTGTATGTTATTAACAAGAAAAATCCTAAGTATAAACAACGTCAAGGATAA
- the infA gene encoding translation initiation factor IF-1 has protein sequence MAKQSAIEQDGVIVEALSNAMFRVELENGHEITAHISGKMRMHYIKILPGDKVRVEMSPYDLSKGRIVFRYK, from the coding sequence ATGGCAAAGCAATCCGCAATAGAACAAGATGGAGTTATAGTTGAAGCATTGTCTAATGCAATGTTTCGTGTTGAGCTAGAAAACGGGCATGAGATTACTGCTCATATCTCTGGCAAGATGAGAATGCATTACATTAAAATATTACCCGGGGATAAGGTCAGAGTAGAGATGTCTCCTTATGACTTATCTAAAGGAAGAATCGTTTTTAGATACAAATAA
- the map gene encoding type I methionyl aminopeptidase — protein sequence MIFLKTDDEIELLRQSNLLVGRTLAEVAKLIKPGVTTKELDKVAEEFIRDNGAVPTFKGFPNQYGDPFPSTLCTSVNDQVVHGIPNDTPLKEGDIVSVDCGTYMNGFCGDSAYTFCVGEVDPEVLKLLKTTKEALYLGIENAIHGRRLGDIGFAVQQHCEANSYGVVREFVGHGIGKDMHEDPQVPNYGKRGYGTLLKKGMCIAIEPMITLGSRQIVMERDGWTVRTRDRKCAAHFEHTVAIGVGKADILSSFEYVEQVLGDKAI from the coding sequence ATGATATTTCTTAAGACAGATGATGAGATAGAGCTGCTTCGTCAGAGTAACCTACTTGTAGGTAGGACTCTGGCTGAAGTTGCTAAATTGATAAAACCCGGTGTGACAACTAAGGAACTTGACAAGGTGGCCGAAGAGTTTATTAGAGATAATGGAGCTGTTCCTACTTTTAAAGGTTTTCCAAATCAGTATGGTGATCCCTTCCCCAGTACCTTGTGTACTTCGGTAAATGATCAGGTTGTACACGGTATTCCCAATGATACCCCTTTGAAAGAAGGTGATATTGTTTCTGTTGATTGTGGTACTTATATGAATGGTTTTTGTGGGGATTCAGCTTATACTTTCTGTGTAGGAGAAGTTGATCCTGAGGTCTTGAAACTTTTGAAGACAACAAAAGAAGCTTTATATTTAGGTATAGAGAATGCCATTCATGGAAGGCGTTTGGGTGATATAGGTTTTGCTGTCCAGCAACATTGCGAGGCTAATTCCTATGGTGTGGTGAGAGAATTTGTAGGTCATGGCATTGGAAAAGATATGCATGAAGATCCGCAGGTACCCAATTATGGAAAAAGAGGATATGGCACTCTGTTGAAAAAGGGTATGTGCATTGCCATCGAACCGATGATAACATTGGGTTCCCGCCAAATAGTAATGGAAAGAGATGGATGGACAGTGCGTACACGCGATAGGAAATGTGCCGCTCACTTTGAGCATACAGTTGCAATAGGAGTTGGGAAGGCAGATATTTTGTCCTCATTTGAATATGTCGAACAAGTATTAGGAGATAAAGCAATTTAA
- the secY gene encoding preprotein translocase subunit SecY: MRKSIETLKNIWKIEDLRQRILITILFVAIYRFGSYVVLPGINPAMLTQLHKQTSEGLLALLNMFSGGAFSNASIFALGIMPYISASIVIQLLAIAVPYFQKIQREGESGRRKINQYTRILTIAILVFQAPSYLLNLKMQAGPSLNASLDWTFFIITSTIILAAGSMFILWLGERITDKGIGNGISFIILIGIIARLPQSLFQEFVSRLASPGAGGIIMFLLEIVFLLFVIAAAILLVQGVRKVPVQYAKRIVGNKQYGGARQYIPLKVNAANVMPIIFAQAIMFIPITLVGFSNAATASGIVRAFVDHTSFWYNFVFAILIIVFTYFYTAITINPNQMAEDMKRNNGFIPGIKPGKNTAEYIDAIMSRITLPGSIFLALVAIMPAFAGIFGVKAEFAQFFGGTSLLILVGVVLDTLQQVESHLLMRHYDGLLNSGRIKGRAGNVAAY; encoded by the coding sequence ATGAGAAAATCTATTGAAACATTAAAGAATATATGGAAAATTGAGGATCTGAGACAAAGGATCCTCATTACTATATTATTTGTTGCAATTTACAGGTTTGGTTCTTACGTGGTTCTGCCAGGTATTAACCCTGCTATGTTAACTCAGTTGCATAAACAAACGAGTGAAGGTTTGTTAGCCTTGTTAAACATGTTCTCTGGAGGAGCGTTTTCTAATGCATCTATTTTTGCATTGGGAATCATGCCATATATCTCGGCATCAATTGTAATTCAGCTTTTGGCGATTGCTGTTCCCTACTTTCAGAAAATCCAGCGTGAAGGTGAAAGTGGTAGAAGAAAAATCAATCAGTATACCCGTATATTGACAATTGCAATTTTGGTTTTCCAAGCTCCCTCATACTTGCTTAACCTTAAGATGCAAGCCGGACCATCACTTAATGCTTCATTAGATTGGACATTCTTTATAATTACTTCTACCATCATTTTGGCAGCTGGAAGTATGTTTATTCTGTGGCTTGGAGAAAGAATAACAGATAAAGGGATAGGTAATGGTATATCATTCATCATTTTGATAGGTATTATTGCCCGTCTGCCACAATCTTTATTCCAGGAGTTCGTTTCTCGTTTGGCTTCTCCGGGTGCAGGTGGTATCATCATGTTTTTGTTGGAAATAGTATTTTTGTTGTTCGTTATTGCAGCAGCAATTTTGCTGGTTCAAGGCGTCCGCAAAGTTCCCGTGCAATATGCAAAACGTATTGTAGGAAACAAACAATATGGTGGTGCAAGACAATATATTCCTTTAAAGGTGAATGCTGCGAATGTAATGCCTATCATCTTTGCCCAGGCAATCATGTTTATCCCTATTACATTGGTAGGTTTCTCAAATGCTGCAACCGCAAGTGGTATTGTACGTGCATTTGTAGATCATACTAGCTTCTGGTATAATTTTGTTTTTGCAATATTGATTATTGTGTTTACATACTTCTATACTGCAATAACAATTAATCCTAACCAGATGGCAGAAGATATGAAGAGAAATAATGGTTTTATTCCGGGAATAAAACCAGGTAAGAATACAGCTGAGTATATAGATGCGATTATGTCTCGTATTACTCTGCCGGGTTCTATATTCTTGGCTCTTGTAGCCATTATGCCTGCATTTGCTGGCATTTTTGGAGTAAAAGCTGAGTTCGCCCAGTTCTTTGGTGGTACATCCTTATTGATTCTTGTAGGTGTTGTATTGGATACACTCCAACAGGTAGAAAGTCATTTGTTGATGCGCCATTATGACGGATTGTTAAATTCTGGAAGAATCAAGGGGCGTGCTGGTAATGTTGCTGCATATTAA
- the rplO gene encoding 50S ribosomal protein L15, with product MNLSNLKPAEGSTKTRKRIGRGPGSGLGGTSTRGHKGAKSRSGYSKKIGFEGGQMPLQRRVPKFGFKNINRVEYKAINLETIQKLAEAKNLTKVGMNDFIEAGFISSNQLVKVLGNGSLTTKLDVEANAFSKSAVAAIEAVGGNAVKL from the coding sequence ATGAATTTAAGTAATTTAAAACCTGCAGAAGGATCTACAAAGACTAGAAAAAGAATTGGCCGTGGCCCCGGATCTGGTTTGGGTGGTACTTCTACAAGAGGTCATAAAGGTGCTAAATCAAGATCAGGTTATTCAAAGAAGATTGGTTTTGAAGGCGGACAGATGCCTCTTCAACGTCGTGTTCCGAAGTTTGGTTTTAAGAATATTAACCGTGTAGAATATAAAGCTATTAACCTTGAAACTATTCAGAAATTGGCTGAAGCTAAGAATCTGACTAAGGTAGGTATGAATGACTTTATTGAAGCTGGTTTCATTTCTTCTAATCAATTGGTAAAAGTACTAGGTAACGGTAGTTTGACTACTAAGCTTGATGTGGAAGCTAATGCTTTTTCAAAGAGTGCGGTAGCTGCAATCGAAGCTGTTGGTGGTAATGCAGTAAAACTCTGA
- the rpmD gene encoding 50S ribosomal protein L30 — protein sequence MSTIKIKQIKSRIGAPADQKRVLDALGLRKMNRVVEHEETPSILGMVEKVKHLVAIVK from the coding sequence ATGTCAACTATTAAGATTAAACAAATAAAAAGTAGAATTGGTGCTCCTGCTGATCAAAAAAGAGTACTCGATGCGCTGGGACTTCGCAAGATGAATCGTGTGGTTGAGCACGAAGAAACTCCTTCTATTCTGGGAATGGTTGAAAAGGTAAAACACCTGGTTGCCATCGTTAAGTAA
- the rpsE gene encoding 30S ribosomal protein S5, with translation MAVNNRVKITNDIELKDRLVAINRVTKVTKGGRTFSFSAIVVVGNEDGIIGWGLGKAGEVTAAIAKGVEAAKKNLTRVPVLKGTVPHEQSAKFGGAEVFIKPASTGTGVVAGGAMRAVLESVGITDVLAKSKGSSNPHNLVKATILALGEMRDARMVAQNRGVSMEKVFRG, from the coding sequence ATGGCAGTTAATAATAGAGTTAAGATAACTAACGATATAGAGTTAAAAGACAGATTGGTTGCTATCAACCGTGTTACAAAGGTAACAAAGGGTGGTAGAACATTCAGCTTTTCTGCAATTGTCGTTGTTGGAAACGAAGACGGTATTATTGGTTGGGGCCTTGGTAAAGCAGGTGAAGTAACAGCTGCTATTGCTAAAGGCGTTGAAGCAGCTAAAAAGAACTTGACTCGTGTTCCTGTATTGAAAGGTACAGTTCCTCATGAACAGTCGGCTAAATTTGGCGGCGCTGAAGTATTCATCAAGCCGGCTTCTACCGGTACTGGTGTGGTAGCAGGTGGTGCGATGCGTGCTGTTTTGGAAAGTGTGGGTATTACAGATGTTTTGGCTAAGTCAAAAGGTTCTTCTAATCCGCACAACTTGGTAAAAGCTACTATTTTAGCTTTGGGTGAGATGAGAGATGCCCGTATGGTTGCTCAGAACAGAGGCGTAAGTATGGAAAAAGTATTTAGAGGATAA
- the rplR gene encoding 50S ribosomal protein L18, with amino-acid sequence MTTKLERRIKIKYRVRNKISGTTERPRMSVFRSNKQIYVQVIDDLSGRTLAAASSLGMEAMPKKEQAAKVGELIAKKAQEAGITTVVFDRNGYLYHGRIKEVADAARNGGLKF; translated from the coding sequence ATGACAACAAAATTAGAAAGACGAATCAAGATCAAATATAGAGTACGCAATAAGATTTCAGGTACTACTGAACGTCCGCGTATGAGTGTGTTTAGAAGTAACAAGCAGATTTACGTTCAAGTTATCGATGACTTGTCTGGTAGAACTTTGGCTGCAGCTTCATCTTTGGGAATGGAAGCTATGCCTAAGAAAGAACAGGCTGCTAAAGTTGGTGAACTGATTGCTAAGAAAGCTCAGGAAGCTGGTATTACGACTGTCGTATTCGACCGTAATGGTTACTTGTATCATGGGAGAATAAAAGAAGTAGCTGACGCTGCTCGTAACGGTGGACTTAAATTTTAA
- the rplF gene encoding 50S ribosomal protein L6 has protein sequence MSRIGKLPISIPTGVTVTLKDNVVTVKGPKGELSQFVDPSINVAIEDGHVMLTENENEMLDNIKQRHAFHGLYRSLVNNMVIGVSEGYKKELELVGVGYRASNNGNIIDFALGYTHNIFMQLPPEIKVETKSERNKNPLIILESCDKQLLGQVCSKIRSFRKPEPYKGKGIKFVGEEIRRKSGKSAGAK, from the coding sequence ATGTCAAGAATAGGAAAATTACCCATTAGTATTCCCACTGGAGTAACAGTTACTCTGAAGGATAATGTAGTTACTGTAAAAGGTCCTAAAGGCGAACTTAGCCAATTTGTTGATCCTTCTATCAATGTTGCAATTGAAGATGGACATGTGATGTTGACAGAAAACGAAAACGAGATGTTGGATAACATAAAACAAAGACATGCTTTTCACGGCTTGTATCGTTCTTTGGTTAACAACATGGTTATTGGTGTTTCTGAAGGTTATAAGAAAGAACTGGAACTTGTCGGTGTAGGTTACCGTGCTTCAAACAATGGTAATATTATTGATTTCGCTTTGGGTTATACTCATAATATCTTTATGCAGTTGCCTCCTGAAATCAAGGTAGAAACTAAGTCAGAAAGAAATAAGAACCCTCTTATTATATTGGAATCTTGTGACAAACAACTGCTTGGTCAGGTTTGCTCAAAAATACGTTCTTTCCGTAAGCCGGAACCTTATAAAGGTAAAGGTATTAAGTTTGTTGGCGAAGAAATTCGTAGAAAGTCTGGTAAGTCAGCCGGTGCTAAATAA